One genomic window of Channa argus isolate prfri chromosome 5, Channa argus male v1.0, whole genome shotgun sequence includes the following:
- the wdr77 gene encoding methylosome protein 50: MKGVVDPSMIKENRWNIPPNAPACMERHLCSAHYRTDGNLLLGASSLTGRSWQGSVWIYSNPEQAPNEGFCKAGVQTEAGVTDVKWVSEKGIVVASDSGALELWELAEDERLLVNRFTKQEHDHIVSTLSPITGASSVVTGSMDCRIKVWDLSEETVVTTYNVHTQPVTCVACSPTDESLFISCGQDGRVLMWDRRKPNKPASKIDAESPSCSPTTVAWHPHHRSTIAYGDELGKVTVKDLLGTEPAQVKNVHSRRVNGLAFSTHSASLLASISNDCSLAVMNSELQEILRDRKHQDFVKGVSWRHGGSDTLTTVGWDHLVLHHTVDPAVVAPNSS; the protein is encoded by the exons ATGAAGGGTGTCGTGGATCCTAGCATGATCAAGGAAAACCGGTGGAACATACCCCCTAATGCTCCAGCGTGCATGGAGAGGCATCTGTGCTCAGCGCACTACAGAACAG ATGGCAACCTGTTGCTTGGGGCCTCAAGCCTCACTGGTAGGAGCTGGCAGGGGTCTGTGTGGATCTACAGCAATCCTGAGCAGGCACCCAATGAAGGATTCTGCAAAGCTGGTGTGCAGACTGAAGCAGGTGTGACAGATGTCAAATGGGTGTCAGAAAAGGGTATTGTTGTTGCATCAGACTCAG GTGCCTTGGAGCTCTGGGAACTAGCAGAGGATGAGCGGCTGCTTGTGAATCGTTTCACCAAACAAGAGCATGACCATATTGTCAGCACACTAAGCCCAATTACTGGAGCAAGCAGTGTTGTTACTGGCAGTATGGACTGCCG aATTAAAGTATGGGATCTCAGTGAAGAGACAGTTGTCACTACCTACAATG TGCACACACAGCCAGTCACTTGTGTTGCTTGCAGTCCTACAGACGAGTCTCTCTTCATCTCCTGTGGCCAA GATGGCCGTGTTCTGATGTGGGACAGAAGAAAGCCAAACAAACCTGCCTCAAAAATAG atGCCGAGTCCCCCAGCTGCTCACCTACCACTGTAGCGTGGCACCCCCACCACAGAAGTACAATTGCATATG GTGATGAGCTGGGTAAAGTCACTGTGAAGGATTTGTTGGGAACAGAGCCAGCCCAGGTGAAGAATGTTCACAGCCGCAGAGTTAATGGGCTTGCCTTCTCCACACATAG TGCTTCCTTGCTAGCCTCCATTAGCAATGACTGTTCCCTTGCTGTTATGAACTCTGAACTGCAAGAAAT ACTTAGAGATCGGAAACACCAAGATTTTGTCAAAGGTGTAAGCTGGCGTCACGGTGGCTCTGATACCCTCACGACTGTAGGCTGGGATCATCTTGTGCTTCACCACACGGTGGATCCAGCTGTTGTAGCTCCCAACTCCTCTTAG